Proteins from one Gimesia maris genomic window:
- a CDS encoding 3-keto-disaccharide hydrolase has translation MSIRYKILGWGLCLCAVSSLFSQHEVLAQKEIKPVKPKTLPKQLPKEGSVTDGAIVKIPPEDALHPGYTSLFNGEDFTGWKVPEGDNGHWKVVEGVIDYDAQSEAKGDKNLWTEKEYGDFILSLEWRIKETTGLYKVPIVLADGSELKDANGNVITVELPNADSGIYLRGTPKAQVNIWCWPIGSGEVYSYRRNQSVSPEVRAGVTPKTNADKPVGEWNKFIIIMVKDRLTVILNNEMVLENAQLPDVPEKGPIAFQHHGGKLKDGTFSPASSLMQFRNIYIKELD, from the coding sequence ATGAGTATTCGATATAAGATCCTGGGCTGGGGGTTGTGTCTGTGCGCCGTAAGTTCCCTGTTCAGTCAGCACGAAGTTCTGGCACAGAAAGAAATCAAGCCGGTCAAACCGAAGACATTACCAAAACAACTGCCCAAAGAGGGAAGTGTTACCGATGGCGCGATCGTAAAAATTCCACCTGAAGATGCTTTGCATCCGGGGTACACATCCCTGTTTAACGGCGAAGACTTTACCGGCTGGAAAGTTCCTGAAGGAGACAACGGGCATTGGAAAGTTGTGGAAGGAGTGATTGACTATGATGCACAAAGCGAAGCCAAGGGAGATAAAAATCTCTGGACGGAAAAGGAGTATGGCGACTTCATTTTAAGCCTGGAGTGGCGAATCAAAGAAACGACGGGCCTGTATAAAGTGCCCATCGTATTAGCCGATGGTTCCGAATTGAAAGATGCGAATGGAAACGTAATTACCGTCGAACTTCCGAATGCCGATTCAGGGATTTATCTGCGAGGCACACCGAAAGCACAGGTCAATATCTGGTGCTGGCCCATCGGTTCGGGTGAAGTCTATTCCTATCGACGCAATCAGTCGGTTTCACCTGAAGTACGGGCAGGTGTGACTCCCAAGACAAACGCCGACAAACCAGTGGGGGAATGGAACAAGTTCATTATTATTATGGTCAAGGATCGTCTGACTGTCATTTTGAACAATGAAATGGTTCTGGAAAACGCGCAACTGCCGGACGTTCCGGAAAAAGGTCCGATTGCCTTTCAACATCATGGCGGCAAATTGAAGGATGGGACTTTCAGCCCCGCCAGCAGCCTGATGCAGTTCCGCAATATTTATATCAAAGAACTTGATTAA
- a CDS encoding PVC-type heme-binding CxxCH protein has protein sequence MMQCFRISWWCLGWCLLTPAFVFAQTSDNPFREIIRTTEPLTPQAEQKSFTLPPGFEIQLFASEPEIQKPLNMAFDMKGRLWITDSSEYPYPVKPGTRGKDTIKILEDTDGDGRSDKITTFAEGLNIPIGLYPCQNGVIAFSIPDISFYEDTDGDDRADKVTRLFGPMGYERDTHGMNNSFRRGLDGWLYANHGFNNQTRVSGSDGHVVEMQSGNTYRMRLDGSRIEHFTHGQVNPFGSTFDEKGNLFTADCHSKPIYQILRGGYYPSFGKPHDGLGFVKPMMDHLHGSTAIAGVEIISAEQFPEEYQGDFFSGNVMTSRINRNSPVYHGSTIIAQEEPDFLISTDPWFRPVDIRQGPDGALYVADFYNKIIGHYEVPLDHPGRDRLRGRIWRIVCKGKDHSSVDYSKMNVEQLIAALGTSNLITRTLITDYLSDRTELDVVEPLQKAVLEAKQPVIVVHSLWILFRRDALTDNLLAKALACPAELVRIHTVKILAEQKTWSFFHHQLVTDALRDENAFVQRAAAEALGLHPAAEHIPALFALHKKIPAEDHHLEYVVRRALMLQIRNSEILKQLDWKALASEQRSELASLSLAVPTEQAALYLLRYLQAEKADPEKLPEYSRHMVRYLPEEKLAVVIQMAQTQLAENLDLQVEVIKAVLQGYQQKGLRIDAVLSDWATRLTQTLIKRQEKQSIQWVNYPLNEVDSKNPWMLQHRASADGNQSAPFLCSLPAGERATGRLISQLFTIPEKFSFYLAGHSGFPKRPENGRNYVQLRHLDDQRVLKRVSVPRNDLAQRVDWDLKEFAGTEGYLEVVDSDSGKIYAWLAVGRFEPDVIFIPCQGIQQQINRWSAAAFLVEQFQINAARQDLLTLLTEPFLDPKLKNELASAVMTLDGTDAFLPLFPLPVPQNPAAGSFQQDVIQAVIGQKQDQVDVLLQRAFKMYPSRLQTELGRKVSQQPGGTERLIVYAEQGKISPQLLTEPAIQNQIQQSTDPELRRRMKILLSALPPREKKTQENIVQHFKSHATFELSVENGKTVFEKNCAVCHQLAGKGAIVGPQLDGIGNRGLERLLEDVLDPNRAVDINFRTTTVITDAGRIVSGLKRREEGAVLVFVDNQGKEFTVAKDDIDEQQQSPLSLMPANLLEILSPQELHDLLAYLLQSTKKEATDH, from the coding sequence ATGATGCAGTGTTTTCGGATCTCCTGGTGGTGTCTTGGCTGGTGTCTGCTGACGCCGGCTTTCGTATTTGCTCAAACGTCGGATAATCCGTTTCGCGAAATTATTCGTACTACAGAACCGCTCACTCCTCAGGCTGAGCAGAAGTCCTTCACACTGCCACCAGGTTTTGAGATTCAATTGTTCGCGTCAGAACCTGAGATTCAAAAACCTTTGAATATGGCGTTTGACATGAAAGGGCGGCTCTGGATTACCGATTCGTCCGAATACCCTTATCCCGTCAAGCCGGGCACCAGGGGCAAAGACACGATTAAGATTCTTGAAGATACCGATGGCGATGGACGATCTGACAAGATCACTACGTTTGCGGAAGGGCTGAATATTCCGATAGGTCTGTATCCCTGTCAGAACGGAGTGATTGCCTTCAGTATTCCAGATATTTCGTTTTATGAAGATACCGATGGAGATGACAGGGCTGACAAGGTTACCAGACTGTTCGGCCCGATGGGATATGAACGTGATACACATGGCATGAACAACTCATTTCGGCGGGGACTGGATGGCTGGTTGTATGCGAACCATGGATTCAATAACCAGACTCGCGTGAGTGGCAGTGACGGGCATGTCGTTGAGATGCAGTCGGGGAACACCTACCGGATGCGGCTGGATGGTTCGCGGATTGAGCACTTCACTCACGGACAGGTAAATCCCTTTGGTTCCACCTTTGATGAAAAAGGAAACCTGTTTACCGCGGACTGTCACTCTAAACCGATCTACCAGATTCTGCGAGGTGGTTACTATCCGAGTTTCGGGAAACCCCATGATGGGTTGGGATTTGTCAAACCGATGATGGATCACCTGCATGGTTCGACCGCGATTGCTGGTGTGGAAATTATTTCTGCAGAACAGTTTCCCGAAGAGTATCAAGGTGATTTCTTCAGTGGAAACGTGATGACGAGTCGAATCAATCGCAATTCTCCCGTTTATCATGGTTCGACCATTATCGCGCAGGAAGAACCTGATTTCCTGATCTCGACCGATCCCTGGTTTCGGCCGGTGGATATCCGTCAGGGGCCCGATGGTGCGCTGTACGTCGCCGACTTTTATAACAAGATTATTGGACATTATGAGGTCCCCCTGGATCATCCGGGACGGGATCGTTTACGGGGACGCATCTGGCGGATTGTCTGTAAAGGTAAGGATCATTCTTCGGTCGATTATTCAAAGATGAACGTGGAACAGTTAATTGCTGCGCTTGGTACTTCCAATTTGATAACACGGACGCTGATCACAGATTATCTTTCTGATCGGACAGAACTGGACGTGGTAGAACCACTACAGAAAGCGGTTCTCGAAGCAAAACAGCCTGTCATCGTAGTACATTCTTTGTGGATATTGTTTCGCAGGGACGCTTTGACGGACAACCTGCTGGCGAAAGCGTTAGCCTGTCCTGCGGAGCTGGTGCGAATTCATACAGTGAAAATCCTGGCAGAACAAAAAACGTGGAGTTTTTTCCACCATCAACTGGTGACAGATGCATTGCGGGATGAAAATGCATTTGTGCAACGCGCCGCAGCAGAAGCGTTGGGCCTTCACCCTGCGGCAGAGCATATCCCGGCTCTGTTCGCTTTACACAAAAAGATTCCGGCAGAAGACCATCATCTCGAATATGTAGTGAGACGGGCATTGATGCTGCAGATTCGTAATTCGGAAATCCTGAAGCAACTGGACTGGAAAGCTTTGGCTTCCGAGCAACGCAGCGAACTGGCATCACTGTCGCTGGCGGTACCCACCGAGCAGGCGGCCCTCTACCTGCTTCGTTATCTGCAGGCAGAAAAAGCTGATCCAGAGAAACTGCCGGAGTACAGCAGGCATATGGTGCGCTATCTGCCAGAGGAGAAATTGGCCGTCGTAATTCAGATGGCACAAACTCAACTGGCGGAAAACCTTGATTTGCAGGTGGAGGTTATCAAGGCAGTGTTACAGGGATATCAACAGAAAGGATTGCGCATCGATGCTGTACTTTCTGACTGGGCCACGAGACTGACTCAAACTTTAATCAAGCGGCAGGAAAAGCAATCGATACAGTGGGTCAATTATCCGCTGAATGAGGTGGACTCGAAGAATCCCTGGATGTTACAACACAGGGCTTCTGCAGATGGGAACCAGTCTGCTCCTTTTCTCTGCAGTTTACCTGCCGGGGAACGGGCGACCGGGAGATTGATTTCGCAGCTTTTTACCATACCAGAGAAATTCAGCTTTTATCTGGCCGGACACTCAGGCTTTCCAAAGCGACCCGAGAATGGTCGGAATTATGTGCAACTGCGTCACCTGGATGATCAACGTGTCCTCAAGCGGGTTTCCGTGCCACGGAATGATCTGGCACAACGGGTTGACTGGGATCTCAAGGAGTTTGCAGGTACTGAAGGCTACCTGGAAGTGGTCGACAGCGACAGTGGAAAAATCTATGCCTGGCTGGCCGTCGGACGGTTTGAACCCGATGTGATTTTCATTCCCTGTCAAGGAATTCAGCAACAGATCAACCGCTGGTCCGCAGCCGCCTTTCTGGTGGAACAGTTCCAGATTAATGCAGCCCGTCAGGACCTGCTTACTCTCTTGACTGAGCCATTTCTCGATCCCAAATTGAAAAATGAACTGGCTTCAGCGGTGATGACTCTGGATGGAACTGACGCGTTTCTGCCGCTGTTTCCGTTGCCGGTTCCACAAAATCCTGCTGCAGGCAGCTTTCAACAGGATGTGATCCAGGCAGTTATTGGGCAGAAACAGGACCAGGTTGATGTTCTATTGCAGCGCGCATTCAAAATGTATCCTTCTCGTCTCCAGACGGAATTAGGTAGAAAAGTGTCTCAACAACCCGGAGGCACTGAGCGTCTGATCGTGTATGCAGAGCAGGGGAAAATATCACCACAGTTACTGACAGAACCAGCGATCCAGAATCAGATTCAGCAATCAACTGATCCAGAGCTTAGGCGTCGGATGAAAATATTACTCAGTGCATTGCCTCCCCGCGAGAAAAAGACACAGGAAAATATTGTTCAGCATTTCAAGTCGCATGCGACTTTTGAATTGTCTGTAGAAAATGGGAAAACTGTTTTTGAAAAGAACTGTGCGGTCTGTCATCAGCTGGCAGGCAAAGGTGCCATTGTGGGACCTCAGTTGGATGGTATCGGGAACCGGGGGCTGGAGCGGCTGCTGGAGGATGTACTTGATCCGAATCGTGCGGTCGATATCAATTTTCGTACGACGACTGTGATTACGGATGCCGGACGGATCGTCTCGGGATTAAAAAGGCGAGAAGAAGGGGCGGTGCTGGTGTTTGTTGATAATCAAGGGAAAGAGTTTACAGTCGCGAAAGATGACATTGATGAGCAGCAGCAGTCGCCACTCTCATTAATGCCCGCAAATCTGCTGGAAATTCTCTCGCCGCAAGAACTGCATGATCTGCTGGCCTATCTACTGCAAAGTACAAAAAAAGAAGCGACAGATCACTGA
- a CDS encoding CehA/McbA family metallohydrolase, which translates to MPASPFTTLLICLIFAETVASAEPLIITEQLVHLRHSGDREWATFPEQAQDKELLLRFNAESNSGETALFLRQQDVKQTWNIELNGKIQGKLVRQEQDQQLLIPVPPETLKTGVNELRIYQSGKITPDDIRVGEIVLLTDPASEFLSESQLSIKVTDKETKQGIPCRITIVNAEGTLVVSSAESDEHQAVRTGVVYTRDGKTQVELPAGEYTVYAGRGFEYGVDQQHLILKKGDKKKVELEIGREVDTSGYVSCDTHIHTLTHSGHGDCSLKERLLTLAGEQIEFPIATDHNKQINYEPLARELKVRQYFTPVIGNEVTTKWGHFNVFPVREEGPIPDYQLSAWDEIFESILTTPDVQAVILNHARDIHSNYRPFGPKNHLSLTGENLDGWRLQANAMELINSGATQTDFMQLYHDWFGMLNRGVFLTPVGCSDSHDVSRYIVGQSRTYIQSDAQDPGKIDASQTIQNFVDGKVLVSYGLLTQMKVNSRYGPGELVPPAKEYTVSLTVSGPSWVNAAQIQLYANGQLIRSEQIKSRECGGVKWQGTWQVVLPSHDCFLVAVATGPGVSAPYWQFAKPYQPATPEFESQVVGSTGAVWIDVDGDGKNTTAFEYAERLVKQHAEDLNTLLKHLDGYDQAVVMQVAGLLKARGLKPFDPKLTKALRETSKTVQLGFALYGEAWRASQIARRTN; encoded by the coding sequence ATGCCGGCCTCCCCATTTACGACACTACTGATTTGCCTGATCTTTGCTGAAACGGTAGCGTCTGCAGAGCCGTTGATCATCACTGAGCAACTGGTTCATCTGCGCCATTCGGGGGACCGTGAATGGGCTACGTTTCCGGAGCAGGCACAGGACAAAGAGCTGTTACTGCGATTTAACGCAGAATCGAATTCCGGGGAAACAGCTCTTTTTTTACGTCAACAGGATGTGAAACAGACCTGGAATATCGAGCTCAATGGCAAGATCCAGGGAAAACTGGTTCGACAGGAACAGGATCAGCAACTGCTGATACCCGTTCCGCCGGAGACGCTGAAAACAGGAGTGAATGAATTGCGGATTTACCAGTCTGGCAAGATAACTCCTGATGATATTCGCGTGGGAGAGATCGTATTGCTGACTGACCCAGCTTCTGAATTTCTTTCGGAATCGCAATTGTCAATTAAAGTGACTGATAAAGAAACAAAGCAGGGTATTCCCTGTCGAATCACTATTGTGAATGCGGAGGGGACACTCGTCGTTTCCTCTGCTGAATCTGATGAACACCAGGCGGTGAGGACGGGCGTGGTGTATACCCGCGACGGGAAAACGCAGGTTGAGTTACCGGCGGGGGAATACACGGTGTATGCAGGTCGTGGGTTCGAATATGGTGTCGACCAACAACATCTGATCCTGAAAAAGGGAGATAAAAAGAAGGTTGAACTTGAGATTGGCCGGGAAGTAGATACTTCGGGCTACGTGAGCTGCGATACACACATTCATACTCTGACTCATTCCGGGCACGGCGACTGCTCCCTGAAAGAACGCTTGCTGACACTGGCAGGAGAGCAGATTGAATTTCCGATTGCCACCGATCATAACAAACAGATTAACTACGAACCGCTCGCACGAGAATTAAAAGTACGTCAGTACTTTACGCCCGTGATCGGCAATGAAGTCACTACGAAATGGGGGCACTTCAATGTGTTTCCTGTCCGGGAAGAGGGGCCGATTCCCGATTATCAACTTTCTGCCTGGGATGAAATATTCGAGAGCATTCTGACAACACCTGATGTGCAAGCCGTGATTTTAAATCATGCCCGCGATATCCATTCCAACTATCGCCCGTTTGGTCCGAAAAATCATCTCAGTCTGACGGGAGAGAATCTGGACGGCTGGCGGTTACAGGCAAATGCGATGGAACTCATTAATTCGGGGGCCACTCAAACTGATTTCATGCAACTGTATCACGACTGGTTTGGCATGTTGAATCGCGGCGTTTTTTTAACGCCGGTCGGTTGCAGCGATTCGCATGATGTCAGTCGCTATATTGTCGGTCAGTCTCGAACTTATATTCAATCGGATGCCCAGGATCCGGGCAAGATTGATGCCAGTCAGACAATACAAAATTTTGTGGACGGGAAAGTTCTCGTGTCATACGGTTTGTTGACTCAGATGAAAGTCAATTCCCGGTATGGTCCGGGTGAACTCGTTCCACCAGCGAAAGAATACACTGTGAGTCTGACGGTCTCCGGTCCTTCCTGGGTGAACGCAGCACAGATTCAACTGTATGCGAACGGACAATTGATCCGCAGTGAGCAGATCAAGTCCCGGGAATGTGGGGGCGTGAAGTGGCAGGGGACCTGGCAGGTGGTACTGCCCTCACATGATTGTTTTCTGGTTGCTGTTGCGACAGGTCCAGGGGTGTCCGCGCCGTACTGGCAGTTCGCGAAACCGTACCAGCCTGCTACTCCGGAATTCGAATCGCAGGTCGTGGGGTCGACGGGGGCGGTCTGGATAGACGTCGACGGCGATGGTAAAAATACGACTGCTTTCGAGTATGCAGAGCGACTGGTGAAACAGCATGCAGAAGATCTGAATACACTGCTCAAACATCTGGATGGATACGATCAGGCTGTTGTCATGCAGGTTGCCGGTCTGTTAAAAGCACGCGGCCTCAAACCCTTCGATCCAAAACTGACAAAAGCGCTGCGGGAGACATCAAAGACCGTGCAACTCGGTTTTGCCCTGTATGGAGAAGCCTGGCGTGCCAGCCAGATCGCCCGCAGAACGAATTAA
- a CDS encoding sialidase family protein: protein MHSVTQSIRRLFLLPLLIFCSFYLIFGIVPSQIRAENAPTVPGTPIRVGSVVGGHIHPALCRAANGDLLAVYNEKGGGGKELMLARSTDGGLTWSACQPIPTIKECSIYPGSLTTLKNGEIVLHWSCYRVEGTRRWRVPQFCTSKDHGVTWSPVTEIPLDDYTNYTCLRHPILELDANRWVCPFYDRTVIYNRSKNMITPFGDGRNHGMVPLIRTNQGTLISGAPQNEAPVPSGKPGNMVYGLRSNDQGQSWQPLQSLPYFGVAGYDLAALKQGPVVLTSILYGVGRDDEWAYELQLSHDAGRTWDKDHAVIIYNPGRPIKGRGWPRTVQIDDKTLGTLFYDLDPHQTDGPGVFFVRTPLAALQTDEH, encoded by the coding sequence ATGCACTCAGTGACGCAATCAATCCGCCGCCTCTTTTTGCTTCCACTGCTGATATTTTGCAGCTTCTATCTGATTTTTGGAATCGTCCCTAGCCAGATCAGAGCGGAAAATGCTCCCACGGTACCAGGCACTCCCATTCGTGTTGGCTCGGTGGTTGGCGGACACATCCACCCTGCCCTCTGTCGGGCCGCGAACGGTGACCTGCTGGCAGTCTATAATGAAAAGGGCGGGGGTGGAAAAGAACTAATGCTTGCGCGATCTACTGATGGCGGTCTGACCTGGTCGGCCTGTCAGCCGATTCCCACGATCAAAGAGTGTTCCATCTATCCAGGTTCACTCACCACACTCAAAAATGGCGAAATTGTCCTGCACTGGTCCTGCTACCGCGTGGAAGGCACACGTCGCTGGCGGGTGCCTCAATTCTGCACCTCCAAAGACCATGGCGTGACCTGGTCTCCTGTCACGGAGATCCCCCTGGATGATTACACCAACTACACCTGTCTGCGACACCCGATTCTCGAACTTGATGCCAACCGCTGGGTGTGCCCCTTCTATGATCGCACAGTTATTTACAATCGCAGCAAGAATATGATCACTCCATTCGGCGATGGGCGTAATCATGGCATGGTACCCCTCATCCGAACAAACCAGGGGACTCTCATCAGCGGTGCACCCCAGAATGAGGCTCCCGTCCCGTCCGGAAAACCAGGCAACATGGTGTATGGTCTACGTTCGAACGACCAGGGGCAATCCTGGCAGCCTCTGCAATCACTCCCTTATTTTGGTGTTGCCGGCTATGACCTGGCTGCCCTCAAACAGGGGCCCGTGGTTCTCACTTCAATTCTGTATGGCGTGGGCCGTGATGATGAATGGGCCTATGAACTGCAACTTTCACACGATGCCGGCCGGACATGGGACAAAGATCATGCGGTCATCATTTATAATCCGGGCCGTCCGATTAAAGGAAGGGGCTGGCCTCGCACAGTACAGATTGATGATAAGACTCTGGGCACCCTGTTCTACGATCTTGATCCCCATCAAACCGACGGTCCCGGCGTATTCTTTGTTCGCACACCACTGGCTGCGTTACAGACAGACGAACATTAA
- a CDS encoding toll/interleukin-1 receptor domain-containing protein produces the protein MANPEHVEIVKQGKDTIEKWRKEHLYTILDLREADLSELILPSVDFGNLDISGANLYSANLSFSVLHKIKAIGTDFTGADLSWADLGISTFTNAIFRNAIFVKTDFTESNLCGADFQDATLHYTNFSFAKMKDTCLSRAKSSYTLWTNLDLSEVIGLEKIEHLNRSTIGVDTLMRSHGKIPQSFLSGCGLPDGFVTNIPSHFSGAKIDFYSCFISYSHEDKMFARRLYEALMGKGISCWLDDHQILPGDNIYDRIDHGIRGWDKVLLCASKHSLTSGWVNDELKHAFAKEKQLFKDRGCEVRSLIPLNLDGYLFSDWNHPNKNQVLERMAPDFTEWESDKAKFEQQLERVVKSLQTNNTGREPEPPRKL, from the coding sequence GTGGCAAACCCTGAACATGTCGAGATTGTTAAACAGGGTAAGGATACCATAGAAAAATGGCGAAAGGAGCATCTTTACACGATTCTTGATTTACGCGAGGCAGACTTGAGTGAACTCATTTTGCCTTCAGTTGACTTTGGCAACCTAGATATAAGCGGGGCCAATCTCTACAGCGCCAATCTATCTTTTTCAGTATTGCATAAAATTAAAGCCATCGGGACGGACTTTACTGGAGCTGACTTGTCTTGGGCAGACTTAGGGATATCCACTTTTACCAACGCGATATTTAGAAATGCTATTTTTGTCAAAACTGATTTTACTGAATCGAATTTATGTGGTGCTGATTTTCAAGATGCAACGTTGCATTATACAAATTTTAGTTTTGCTAAAATGAAAGACACTTGCCTAAGTCGTGCGAAATCTTCATATACTCTTTGGACAAATTTAGATTTGTCTGAAGTAATAGGACTCGAAAAAATCGAACACCTAAATCGAAGTACCATAGGTGTTGATACCTTAATGCGATCTCACGGAAAAATCCCCCAAAGCTTTCTGAGTGGTTGTGGCTTACCAGATGGTTTTGTCACCAATATACCGAGCCACTTTTCAGGAGCCAAAATTGATTTCTATTCCTGTTTTATCAGTTACAGCCACGAGGACAAAATGTTTGCTCGTCGTCTATACGAGGCATTAATGGGAAAAGGGATTAGCTGCTGGCTCGACGATCATCAGATTCTGCCTGGTGACAACATCTATGATCGGATAGACCACGGTATCCGGGGCTGGGACAAAGTACTGCTCTGTGCGTCCAAGCATTCTCTGACGAGCGGATGGGTTAATGATGAATTGAAACACGCGTTCGCCAAAGAAAAGCAGTTGTTCAAAGACCGGGGCTGTGAGGTTCGGTCTCTAATCCCTCTGAACCTGGATGGTTACCTTTTCTCAGACTGGAACCATCCAAATAAGAATCAGGTGCTCGAACGTATGGCCCCGGATTTCACTGAGTGGGAGTCGGACAAAGCAAAGTTTGAACAGCAGCTGGAGCGAGTGGTGAAGTCCTTGCAGACGAACAATACTGGGCGGGAGCCCGAGCCACCACGGAAATTATGA
- a CDS encoding ParB N-terminal domain-containing protein gives MNYVLNHVRLDKLAMHPLSITLYGYDIDRSFIASVRQHGIICPIQVTQDLIIVDGHKRFQAAKEVGIIEDHVIVRLDLNDEWSIQEALIECNRHRDRSAEVKLHERQVLASIADERRRERELVTGRQEAVAVGLPQYEPFQFSPYQWEYDP, from the coding sequence TTGAACTACGTTCTCAATCACGTTCGCCTGGACAAGCTGGCCATGCATCCTCTGAGTATTACTCTGTATGGGTACGACATCGACCGTAGTTTCATTGCATCTGTGAGACAGCACGGCATTATCTGTCCGATTCAGGTTACACAGGACCTGATCATCGTTGACGGACACAAGCGTTTTCAGGCAGCCAAGGAAGTCGGCATCATCGAGGACCATGTGATTGTCCGTCTGGACCTGAACGACGAATGGTCGATTCAAGAAGCCCTGATTGAATGCAACAGACATCGTGACCGATCAGCCGAAGTGAAGCTTCATGAAAGGCAGGTGCTTGCCTCTATCGCAGATGAGCGGCGCAGGGAACGAGAGTTAGTGACTGGACGGCAGGAAGCCGTTGCCGTTGGTCTGCCCCAGTACGAGCCGTTTCAGTTTTCCCCGTATCAGTGGGAGTACGACCCATAA
- a CDS encoding helix-turn-helix domain-containing protein, which translates to MIENSAHSTQEPPVLVDSKEAARLLGCCERTLWKMREEGKIRCVKLGAAVRYARKEIDRFIDSQSTPLNPSPA; encoded by the coding sequence ATGATCGAAAACTCGGCTCATTCTACACAGGAGCCCCCTGTCCTTGTTGACAGCAAAGAAGCTGCTCGCCTGCTTGGGTGTTGCGAGCGTACTCTCTGGAAGATGCGAGAAGAGGGTAAAATCCGTTGTGTCAAGCTTGGTGCTGCTGTTCGCTATGCACGAAAAGAAATTGACCGCTTCATTGATTCACAATCAACACCGCTAAATCCCAGCCCAGCTTGA
- a CDS encoding tyrosine-type recombinase/integrase — protein sequence MASIAKRPNGGKMIQFFDSGGKRRAIQLGRVSMKNANSVRVHVERLVAAQISGSAVDDVTSFWLKKIDQTMIDKLAKVDLIKKRESADLGKLIDDFIKLKDGDVKPRTVAKYRVVKKHLIDHFGKSQPLRTLNAGEAKKWRAYLVSKGLAENSIRKLSGIAKTMFNHAVENELLVKNPFRCLPSALVPTRERHFFLSAEDAQKVIDACPDDEWKLIVALARYGGLRTPSETFSLKWQDVNWEQSRFYVPSPKTERYAGKEGRIVPIFPELRPYLDTCFFTEDKKPSEYVIAKHRVRSENLRTTFHKIIKRAGLKPWPKPFQNLRSSRETELIEQFPIQTVVSWIGNSPTVALQSYLQVRESDFEKALHISCSPVLSTVDQA from the coding sequence ATGGCGAGTATAGCCAAGAGACCAAACGGGGGAAAAATGATCCAGTTTTTCGACTCCGGCGGTAAACGGCGCGCGATCCAGTTAGGACGCGTATCCATGAAAAACGCAAACTCAGTGCGGGTACACGTGGAAAGACTGGTAGCCGCCCAGATCTCAGGCAGCGCAGTCGATGACGTTACCTCATTCTGGCTCAAGAAAATCGATCAGACAATGATTGATAAGCTGGCAAAGGTCGATCTGATCAAAAAGCGTGAGTCTGCCGATCTGGGAAAGCTGATCGATGATTTCATCAAACTGAAAGACGGGGACGTCAAACCGCGAACGGTCGCAAAATATCGGGTCGTTAAAAAACACCTGATTGACCATTTCGGCAAGAGTCAACCGCTCAGGACTCTGAATGCTGGTGAGGCGAAGAAGTGGCGCGCCTATCTGGTCAGTAAGGGACTGGCGGAAAACTCAATACGAAAACTCTCAGGCATCGCCAAGACCATGTTTAATCATGCGGTCGAGAATGAGCTGCTGGTCAAGAATCCGTTTCGCTGTCTCCCCTCTGCTCTGGTCCCAACCAGGGAGCGACATTTCTTTCTGTCAGCAGAAGACGCACAAAAAGTGATTGATGCGTGTCCTGATGATGAATGGAAGCTGATCGTCGCGCTGGCGCGTTACGGCGGACTCAGAACGCCGTCTGAGACGTTCTCTCTCAAGTGGCAGGACGTCAACTGGGAGCAAAGCCGGTTCTATGTCCCCAGTCCCAAGACAGAGCGCTACGCGGGCAAAGAGGGCCGGATCGTACCGATTTTCCCAGAGCTCAGACCGTATCTGGATACATGCTTTTTCACGGAAGATAAAAAGCCGTCTGAGTATGTGATTGCGAAGCATCGAGTCAGGAGTGAAAACTTGCGGACGACGTTTCACAAGATCATTAAACGGGCCGGTCTCAAACCGTGGCCTAAGCCGTTCCAGAATCTACGATCCAGCAGGGAAACAGAACTGATTGAACAGTTTCCCATTCAAACGGTCGTATCCTGGATCGGAAATTCCCCTACTGTAGCGTTGCAAAGTTATTTGCAGGTAAGGGAATCGGACTTCGAAAAAGCGTTGCATATAAGTTGCAGTCCAGTGCTTTCTACAGTAGACCAGGCATGA